A portion of the Bdellovibrionales bacterium genome contains these proteins:
- a CDS encoding thiamine pyrophosphate-dependent dehydrogenase E1 component subunit alpha produces the protein MATSKAKKSKTSAPRLGAKKSMANSKLDLPKDLLLNIHRLMVKSRVLEDRLIKIYKAGDAYFWIGGPGEEAFGVPLGLLIHKGKGPAYDFLHLHYRCSPTLVAMGMPMIDSIRLIMNRSTDPCTGGRNFANHYCFPEMNVTPVSSPIEVQYPIALGTAWSQRRFGGQGVSIVTGGDAGTAEGDFASCLVWASRKGSELPMLITVQNNRWGISTAFEGQHGESHIADRGKAFNIKTLVINGNDPIESYIKLRESLDYIRLKRKPVLLEAKVSRLYGHSSADGASRRPEEDCVEIFEEKLKRAGILSDRQAQSLWKEYEAEAKEAQETVRLEAPPARESIWEHVYFENENADWRKF, from the coding sequence ATGGCCACTTCAAAGGCGAAGAAAAGCAAGACCTCCGCGCCTAGACTTGGAGCGAAAAAATCGATGGCAAATTCGAAATTGGATTTGCCCAAAGATCTATTATTGAACATCCATCGTTTGATGGTGAAATCACGAGTTCTGGAAGATCGCCTGATCAAGATATATAAGGCGGGAGATGCCTATTTTTGGATTGGCGGACCGGGGGAGGAAGCCTTTGGCGTTCCGCTTGGGCTACTGATTCACAAGGGCAAGGGCCCTGCCTACGATTTCCTTCATCTTCATTATCGGTGCTCACCAACTTTGGTTGCGATGGGGATGCCCATGATCGACTCCATCAGATTGATCATGAACAGGTCCACTGATCCTTGCACTGGCGGAAGAAATTTTGCTAATCATTATTGCTTTCCTGAAATGAATGTCACTCCGGTGTCTTCGCCAATAGAGGTTCAGTACCCTATCGCATTGGGGACGGCGTGGTCACAGCGACGTTTCGGTGGTCAGGGAGTTTCCATTGTTACGGGGGGAGATGCTGGGACAGCCGAAGGTGATTTCGCAAGCTGTTTGGTTTGGGCCTCTCGAAAGGGTTCCGAGTTGCCAATGCTCATCACAGTTCAAAATAATCGTTGGGGAATTTCAACAGCTTTCGAAGGGCAACATGGTGAAAGTCACATTGCTGATCGAGGTAAGGCCTTTAATATAAAAACTTTGGTCATCAACGGAAATGACCCCATTGAGTCCTACATAAAGCTACGTGAATCCCTTGATTACATTCGGCTTAAGAGAAAGCCTGTCCTACTTGAGGCAAAGGTGTCGCGCCTTTACGGCCACTCCTCTGCTGATGGAGCTTCTCGGCGACCGGAGGAAGATTGTGTAGAAATTTTCGAGGAGAAATTGAAGCGGGCCGGAATTTTATCGGATCGACAGGCTCAGTCTCTTTGGAAGGAATATGAAGCAGAAGCCAAAGAAGCTCAGGAGACGGTGCGCCTCGAAGCTCCTCCAGCGAGAGAAAGTATTTGGGAGCACGTGTATTTCGAAAATGAAAACGCGGACTGGAGAAAATTCTGA
- a CDS encoding carboxy terminal-processing peptidase has protein sequence MNQKIQWSGHFLRSVWAVLFIVCATASSSRLVQAQLMSPQVLELRCEHLYEIQQRYLSRHINYTSIRAPNLERRTTDQFIKRLDGSKMYLLEKDEADVNNLTAQLFEKLRVNDCSAITKINALFVKRMAERVAFVKKALGPKFKFNPNIKFVLDPEKRKRPKNLAELNAFHENYLQYQVASYMASDMSLEESKQRVMRNYERVMHRVEETPQREVWSNYLDSFARALDPHTSYLSKDALEDFEIQMALSLEGIGATLSSQDGFTVIEQLIAGGAAYESGKLKPKDKIIEVTQGEEGEPQNVIEMDLRDVVRLIRGKKGTKVKLTILRKEADGSKRFQVVLSRDKIKLEDEAAQISYFDRELNGTKKKIALLTLPSFYSDSRKKGRSAADDMKKLLAEAREKKADAMVLDLSGNGGGSLDDAVRIAGLFFRVGNVVKQSSRDIESQEPLILPDRDTDVDWAGPLVVLISRVSASASEIVSGALKDYKRAVVVGGDHTFGKGTVQSVEKLPQGLGAMKTTVGMFFTAGGKSTQHVGVDSDVVMPSAYSTDEIGEKNLDYSLPPKQVAPFLSRKAYVAEGEGAWKPVNNELMGVLRKKSALRIKSNEEFKKLETEIAKAKKRGHIIDVAEQYKLKTQAKKGDGPGKSGKSAKANKTDKPDSSGKLAGEKKGHQPADSAPVSSGTPIAPLASGEAVDPDSSGIDDEDTSLTREQRKEKYLKRPDVQEAVDIAVDLLAEYSSSPTVTIGAKPGNSKIEDKTN, from the coding sequence ATGAATCAGAAGATACAGTGGTCAGGCCATTTTTTAAGATCTGTCTGGGCCGTTTTGTTCATCGTCTGTGCAACAGCGAGCAGTTCACGCTTAGTGCAGGCGCAGCTGATGAGCCCTCAGGTTTTAGAGTTAAGGTGTGAACACTTGTATGAGATTCAGCAGCGTTATCTTAGTCGTCATATAAATTATACGAGCATTCGGGCTCCAAATCTTGAAAGGCGAACGACGGATCAGTTTATTAAACGCCTCGATGGAAGTAAAATGTACCTCCTTGAAAAAGATGAGGCTGACGTTAACAATCTGACAGCTCAATTGTTTGAGAAATTACGAGTCAACGATTGTTCGGCCATAACCAAAATAAATGCGCTCTTTGTTAAAAGGATGGCAGAGAGAGTGGCCTTCGTTAAAAAGGCTCTGGGTCCCAAATTTAAGTTCAATCCTAATATAAAGTTTGTTTTAGACCCAGAAAAGCGCAAGCGTCCAAAAAATTTGGCAGAATTAAATGCTTTTCATGAAAACTATCTTCAATACCAGGTGGCCAGCTATATGGCCTCGGATATGTCTCTCGAAGAATCCAAGCAACGTGTGATGAGAAACTACGAGAGAGTTATGCACCGAGTTGAAGAGACACCACAACGAGAGGTTTGGTCGAACTATCTTGATTCTTTCGCGAGGGCCCTGGATCCACATACGTCCTATCTTTCGAAGGATGCTCTCGAAGATTTTGAAATTCAAATGGCTTTGTCCTTGGAGGGGATTGGTGCCACTTTAAGTTCTCAGGATGGTTTTACTGTCATCGAGCAGTTGATCGCAGGCGGTGCCGCTTACGAATCGGGAAAACTCAAGCCAAAGGATAAGATCATAGAAGTGACCCAAGGCGAAGAGGGCGAACCTCAAAATGTGATTGAAATGGATTTAAGAGATGTTGTGCGCTTGATACGCGGGAAGAAAGGTACCAAGGTTAAACTCACAATTCTTCGCAAAGAAGCTGATGGCAGCAAACGTTTTCAAGTCGTTCTTTCTCGAGACAAAATCAAGTTAGAAGACGAAGCCGCCCAGATCTCTTATTTTGATCGTGAGCTCAATGGAACCAAGAAGAAAATTGCCCTACTGACCCTACCCTCATTTTATTCGGATAGCCGAAAAAAGGGACGTTCGGCAGCTGACGACATGAAGAAACTCCTTGCAGAAGCCCGTGAGAAAAAAGCCGATGCAATGGTTCTGGATCTCAGTGGCAACGGAGGAGGTTCGCTTGATGATGCTGTCCGTATTGCTGGGCTTTTCTTCAGAGTTGGAAATGTCGTTAAGCAGTCGAGTCGAGACATAGAGAGTCAGGAACCACTCATTCTTCCCGACAGGGATACGGATGTGGATTGGGCTGGACCGCTGGTCGTATTGATTAGCCGGGTTTCGGCGAGCGCTTCGGAAATTGTATCTGGAGCTTTGAAAGACTACAAGAGAGCCGTCGTGGTTGGTGGTGACCATACTTTTGGAAAGGGCACTGTGCAGTCAGTTGAAAAACTGCCGCAGGGACTTGGAGCAATGAAAACGACAGTGGGCATGTTCTTTACGGCCGGTGGAAAATCAACTCAGCATGTTGGAGTGGATTCGGATGTTGTGATGCCGAGCGCTTACTCGACAGATGAAATTGGGGAGAAGAATCTTGACTATTCTTTGCCTCCAAAACAGGTTGCTCCGTTTCTTTCCCGCAAAGCATATGTTGCTGAGGGCGAGGGCGCTTGGAAACCGGTCAATAATGAGTTGATGGGTGTTTTGCGGAAGAAATCGGCTTTGAGAATAAAGTCGAACGAGGAATTTAAGAAACTAGAGACAGAGATTGCTAAGGCGAAGAAGCGCGGACACATTATTGATGTGGCCGAACAATATAAACTTAAGACTCAGGCAAAGAAGGGCGATGGCCCCGGAAAGTCAGGCAAATCCGCAAAGGCAAACAAAACCGATAAGCCTGATAGTTCGGGGAAGCTTGCCGGAGAGAAAAAGGGACACCAGCCAGCGGATTCAGCTCCCGTGTCTTCAGGGACCCCCATCGCTCCGCTAGCGTCTGGAGAAGCTGTAGATCCAGATTCTTCTGGAATTGATGATGAGGATACCAGTTTGACCAGAGAGCAACGCAAGGAAAAATATCTTAAGCGTCCTGATGTTCAAGAGGCTGTTGATATTGCTGTTGATCTGTTGGCAGAATACAGTTCAAGCCCTACGGTCACAATAGGCGCCAAACCTGGAAATTCAAAAATAGAAGATAAAACAAACTGA
- the topA gene encoding type I DNA topoisomerase: protein MAKSPDTGIKLVIVESPTKARTIRKFLGKGFVVESCMGHVRDLPQSAKDIPEKVKKEQWASLGVNVDEGFDPVYCIPKTKLKIVKELKDKLKNADELILATDEDREGESISWHLVEVLKPRVPIKRMVFHEITKGAIEKALSSFRDIDENLVRAQEARRILDRLVGYTISPLLWKKVAYGLSAGRVQSVAVRLIAEREHQRIRFVKSQYWGISSKCEKDKIEFETRLVGLGDKRIAVGKDFDSRTGKLSSERASSVVALDQLAAEKLVTGLKGKPFKVSEVEEKPVSRKPYPPFITSTLQQEANRKLGYSSRETMEFAQKLYEKGFITYMRTDSTNLSQQAIEAARSCILDLYGKDYLPETPRDYSGKKAKGAQEAHEAIRPAGTQFVKPEDAELDGSQFKLYDLIWKRTVASQMVNARQKQVSVKFAVEDAVFSASGMTIEFPGYLKAYVEGSDDPDAALDNREVRLPPLKVGETIVGRDLKSTEHETKPPARYTEATLVQTMEKEGIGRPSTYAAIIGTIQDRGYVKKVSNALVPTFTALVVSKLLSNHLPDYVDVSFTSEMEKSLDEVAQGDLDHRKYLKSVYFGDRGLRNQVAQREKSITDDSRAIVLEGLEKLSFRIGRYGAYVCRVEPKTGEEVCASLPDNQFPGDITSEIANKLIDQKINGADALGQDPVTGKSVYVLSGRYGPYVQLGDSQGENEKPKRMALPVTLPPEDVTLEQALQLLELPKVLGLHPETKKEIKKGLGRFGPYIVHDGDFRSVPKAQDFFLVDLNFALELLAQEKKLRGKAQPLKELGKHPETGEEINLFSGKYGPYVKCGKINASLIEKMNPESLTLEMALGLINQKLGGDKKTVKKAESTRGKKVPSVAKSETKTRGKTKSKSSMKEIESEKIPPVSAKRVMCAGHPLRRWIEEIDSNRTQDRRVIQLCR from the coding sequence ATGGCAAAATCACCTGATACCGGGATCAAGTTGGTCATCGTTGAGTCGCCCACAAAGGCGCGAACGATAAGGAAATTTTTAGGAAAAGGATTCGTGGTCGAGTCCTGCATGGGACATGTGCGAGATTTGCCTCAATCTGCGAAGGACATTCCTGAAAAGGTAAAAAAGGAACAGTGGGCCAGCCTTGGAGTGAATGTGGACGAGGGATTTGATCCTGTTTACTGCATTCCGAAAACAAAGCTGAAAATTGTCAAAGAATTAAAAGACAAATTAAAGAATGCCGACGAACTCATTCTTGCAACGGACGAAGATCGTGAGGGAGAGAGCATCAGTTGGCATTTGGTTGAGGTATTGAAACCTCGCGTTCCAATAAAGCGAATGGTTTTTCACGAGATCACAAAAGGTGCCATTGAAAAAGCTCTGAGCAGCTTTCGTGATATCGACGAAAATTTGGTGAGAGCGCAGGAAGCACGTCGTATTTTGGATCGTTTGGTGGGCTACACCATTTCTCCTTTGCTCTGGAAGAAGGTTGCCTATGGGCTGTCGGCTGGACGTGTTCAGTCAGTGGCTGTGAGGCTGATTGCGGAACGAGAACACCAGCGGATTCGTTTTGTGAAATCTCAATATTGGGGAATATCATCGAAGTGTGAAAAAGATAAAATCGAGTTTGAAACTCGTTTGGTTGGTCTGGGAGATAAAAGGATAGCTGTTGGAAAGGATTTTGACAGTCGGACTGGGAAGCTTTCAAGCGAAAGGGCTTCTTCGGTGGTCGCCCTTGATCAATTAGCTGCCGAAAAACTCGTGACTGGCCTCAAAGGAAAGCCGTTCAAGGTATCTGAGGTTGAAGAAAAGCCCGTTTCGCGCAAACCATATCCTCCTTTCATTACTTCAACCCTTCAACAGGAAGCGAATCGCAAGCTGGGATACAGTTCTCGCGAAACCATGGAGTTCGCTCAAAAGCTTTACGAAAAAGGGTTTATCACCTACATGCGTACAGATTCCACGAACCTCTCTCAGCAAGCGATTGAGGCAGCCCGGAGCTGCATCCTTGATCTTTATGGAAAGGACTATCTTCCCGAAACGCCGCGTGACTATTCAGGAAAGAAGGCGAAGGGGGCTCAAGAGGCTCATGAGGCAATTCGTCCGGCTGGGACCCAGTTTGTCAAACCAGAGGATGCAGAACTCGATGGATCTCAGTTTAAACTCTATGATCTTATTTGGAAACGGACCGTGGCCAGCCAAATGGTCAATGCCCGTCAAAAACAAGTGAGTGTTAAGTTTGCGGTAGAAGATGCCGTATTTTCAGCTTCGGGTATGACGATTGAATTTCCTGGATACCTAAAAGCCTACGTCGAAGGAAGCGATGATCCTGACGCCGCATTGGACAACAGAGAAGTGCGCTTGCCTCCTCTGAAAGTTGGAGAAACGATTGTCGGTCGTGATTTAAAATCGACCGAACATGAGACAAAGCCGCCAGCGAGATACACGGAGGCAACTTTGGTCCAAACGATGGAGAAGGAAGGCATCGGACGCCCTTCAACTTATGCGGCCATCATCGGGACAATTCAGGATCGGGGTTACGTGAAGAAAGTGAGCAATGCCCTGGTTCCGACTTTTACCGCGCTTGTGGTATCAAAACTTTTGAGCAACCATCTTCCAGATTACGTCGACGTGAGTTTCACTTCTGAGATGGAGAAATCCTTGGATGAAGTGGCTCAAGGGGACCTGGATCACAGAAAATATTTGAAGAGTGTCTACTTTGGAGATCGTGGCCTCAGAAACCAAGTCGCCCAAAGGGAAAAATCAATAACTGATGATTCACGTGCGATTGTTTTAGAGGGGCTCGAAAAGTTGAGTTTCAGAATCGGGCGCTACGGAGCTTATGTTTGTCGAGTGGAGCCAAAAACGGGAGAGGAAGTCTGCGCTTCCTTGCCTGACAATCAATTTCCGGGAGACATCACTTCTGAAATTGCCAATAAACTGATAGACCAAAAAATAAATGGGGCCGATGCCTTAGGTCAGGATCCTGTGACGGGAAAGTCTGTTTATGTGTTGTCGGGTCGATACGGACCCTATGTCCAGCTGGGTGACAGCCAAGGAGAGAATGAGAAACCAAAGCGAATGGCTTTGCCTGTCACTCTTCCGCCCGAAGACGTGACTCTTGAACAGGCTCTTCAATTGCTAGAATTGCCGAAGGTACTTGGGCTTCATCCAGAGACAAAAAAGGAAATCAAAAAGGGGCTTGGACGGTTTGGTCCGTACATTGTGCACGACGGAGATTTTCGGTCCGTGCCAAAAGCGCAGGATTTTTTTCTGGTGGACCTGAATTTTGCGCTGGAGCTTCTTGCTCAAGAGAAAAAGCTTCGAGGGAAGGCGCAGCCTTTGAAGGAGTTAGGGAAACACCCGGAGACAGGAGAGGAGATCAACTTGTTTTCGGGCAAGTACGGGCCCTATGTGAAGTGTGGCAAAATAAACGCCTCACTGATTGAGAAAATGAACCCTGAGTCACTCACTCTGGAAATGGCCCTGGGACTTATCAACCAGAAGCTTGGTGGGGATAAAAAAACAGTAAAAAAGGCTGAGAGCACCAGAGGGAAAAAAGTCCCCTCGGTTGCAAAGTCTGAGACCAAGACAAGAGGAAAGACAAAATCAAAATCAAGCATGAAGGAGATTGAGAGCGAAAAGATTCCTCCGGTGTCTGCAAAAAGAGTCATGTGCGCCGGGCATCCACTGAGAAGGTGGATCGAAGAGATTGATTCGAACAGAACTCAGGATCGACGCGTCATTCAACTCTGCAGATAA
- a CDS encoding HAD-IIB family hydrolase, with the protein MKSLSHLVDHKIRVLFSDIDDTITTNGKLRPEAYRAIWDLHDHGISVVPVTGRPAGWCEMIARFWPVAGVIGENGGFYFRYSAETKKMKRFFCLDAKTRSAHQKALETIREEILKEIPDSAVASDQFTRICDLAIDFCEDIPPLNNQAIKKIVSIFEKHGAIAKISSIHVNGWFGGYDKLSTCQEFCRNEFGWNLSDRLNETAFVGDSPNDEPMFSFFKHSFAVANIRSFVNDLKYQPHYVTNAEGGEGFAELANRLLVTKQS; encoded by the coding sequence ATGAAAAGCCTCAGCCATTTGGTGGACCACAAAATAAGGGTTCTATTTTCAGACATCGACGACACAATTACGACAAACGGAAAATTAAGACCTGAAGCTTACAGAGCAATTTGGGATCTACATGATCATGGTATTTCTGTCGTGCCAGTCACGGGAAGGCCAGCGGGCTGGTGTGAAATGATTGCCCGATTCTGGCCCGTAGCTGGTGTCATCGGCGAGAACGGAGGCTTTTACTTTCGCTACTCGGCCGAAACAAAAAAAATGAAACGCTTCTTTTGCCTCGATGCAAAAACAAGATCTGCTCATCAAAAGGCGCTCGAAACAATAAGGGAGGAGATTCTCAAGGAAATTCCAGACTCCGCCGTGGCCTCCGATCAATTTACCCGCATCTGTGATCTCGCCATCGATTTTTGTGAGGATATTCCTCCCCTCAACAATCAAGCCATCAAGAAAATCGTCTCAATTTTCGAGAAGCATGGTGCCATAGCCAAAATCAGTTCAATTCATGTCAATGGCTGGTTCGGAGGCTACGATAAACTTTCCACCTGTCAAGAATTCTGCCGCAATGAATTCGGTTGGAATTTGTCGGATCGCCTCAACGAAACCGCTTTTGTCGGTGACTCCCCCAATGATGAACCCATGTTTTCATTTTTTAAGCATTCATTTGCCGTGGCAAATATCCGCAGTTTTGTGAATGATCTTAAATATCAGCCCCACTACGTCACGAATGCAGAAGGCGGAGAAGGTTTTGCTGAACTTGCAAACAGGCTGCTTGTGACCAAACAAAGCTAA
- a CDS encoding helix-hairpin-helix domain-containing protein — protein sequence MDQSYKVYFHKSFPKIGERSIQAVLELSAEGATVPFMARYRKEKTGNLDEVEIRGILDSFATWTEVVKRKSFVLSEIEKQGNLTQALRERIESSWDLGDIEELYRPYKRKKKTKATLAREAGLEPLADWLWAVGHGESSGSVALEVKAKEFINPMAGYATYDEVLRGAQHIVVERLNNSTELRELVRAEFMTHGIVTSVKSTKFKTHSKFDMYADFKESVKNLQQAKASHRYLAIRRGWQEEELKVSIEADEPKMLSYFERASCSSKGHVAEAFLMEAAKVALQVHVIPSIVNEVHRLLKEKADLDAILVFAENLRKVLMSSPYGARVVLGVDPGIRTGCKLALLDKSGSYMSSTVLQVHGDGAEETAKKLFGEVIKQVKIEAIAVGNGTGGREAESFIRKVMKDLGSDVPVIMVNESGASVYSASDVAREEFPELDITVRGAISIARRLQDPLAELVKIDPKSIGVGQYQHDVGQVQLKKSLHDVVESCVNQVGIDLNTASESLLQYVSGIGPALAKNIVEYRKKNGLFQDRQDLLNVTKFSTKGFEQAAGFLRIRGGKSFLDETGIHPERYQAVRDMAHELGLTPRQLAGESAANLEKLKPKWAQLIGEFTFDDITQELKKPGRDPRDLFKVFQFREDIHEVADLKDGMVCPGLVTNVTNFGAFVDIGVHQDGLVHISQLAHSFVDDPRKVVAPGDQVTVKVLGVDKDKNQISLTMLLEDRPERRPEPRPPAEPRRADRSKEGRSAGASAPRGSHNKNDNSNNRDRDRAKAGGQQKPGPHKGGGDNRQRNREQQGRHPAAKPFNNPFAALQLGNTKRER from the coding sequence TTGGATCAGAGCTACAAAGTTTATTTTCATAAATCGTTTCCTAAAATCGGTGAGAGGTCGATTCAAGCTGTTCTTGAATTGAGTGCCGAGGGAGCTACCGTTCCTTTCATGGCTCGGTACCGCAAAGAAAAAACCGGAAACCTTGATGAAGTGGAAATTCGGGGCATTTTAGATTCATTTGCGACCTGGACAGAGGTGGTAAAGCGTAAAAGCTTTGTCCTTTCTGAAATAGAGAAACAGGGAAATCTGACCCAGGCACTGAGAGAAAGAATAGAGAGTTCTTGGGATTTGGGAGATATCGAGGAACTTTACCGACCTTATAAAAGAAAAAAGAAAACAAAGGCAACTTTGGCTCGCGAGGCGGGATTGGAGCCTCTGGCGGATTGGCTGTGGGCCGTTGGGCATGGAGAGAGTTCGGGCAGTGTAGCTCTCGAAGTAAAGGCCAAAGAATTCATTAATCCCATGGCTGGTTACGCTACCTACGATGAAGTGTTGAGGGGAGCCCAACACATTGTTGTCGAGCGCCTTAACAACAGCACTGAACTTCGAGAGTTAGTCCGTGCCGAGTTTATGACCCACGGCATTGTGACTTCGGTAAAATCGACAAAATTTAAAACGCACTCCAAATTTGACATGTATGCGGATTTCAAGGAGTCAGTAAAGAATCTTCAGCAGGCGAAGGCTTCTCATCGCTATTTGGCCATTCGGCGCGGTTGGCAGGAAGAAGAGCTCAAGGTTTCCATCGAGGCCGATGAGCCGAAGATGTTATCCTATTTTGAGAGGGCTTCATGCTCCTCGAAGGGCCATGTTGCTGAGGCTTTTTTGATGGAAGCGGCGAAAGTTGCTCTGCAAGTTCATGTGATTCCATCAATTGTAAATGAGGTTCATCGGTTACTGAAAGAAAAGGCAGATTTGGATGCAATTCTCGTTTTTGCAGAAAATCTTCGTAAAGTCTTGATGTCAAGTCCCTATGGTGCTCGGGTTGTTCTCGGGGTGGATCCAGGTATTCGAACTGGATGTAAGTTGGCCCTTCTGGATAAATCAGGTTCTTATATGTCATCAACGGTGCTTCAGGTTCATGGAGATGGAGCTGAGGAAACGGCGAAAAAACTTTTCGGCGAAGTGATTAAGCAGGTCAAAATTGAAGCTATAGCGGTTGGAAATGGAACGGGTGGGCGAGAAGCCGAGTCGTTTATTCGAAAAGTGATGAAGGATCTTGGTTCAGACGTACCGGTCATCATGGTGAACGAATCTGGTGCCAGTGTGTATTCAGCTTCTGATGTTGCACGCGAAGAGTTTCCTGAATTGGACATCACAGTTCGCGGAGCAATTTCAATTGCACGAAGGCTGCAGGATCCTCTGGCGGAACTTGTAAAAATTGATCCTAAGAGTATTGGGGTTGGTCAGTACCAGCATGATGTGGGTCAAGTGCAGTTGAAGAAATCTTTGCATGACGTCGTTGAAAGCTGCGTGAATCAAGTTGGAATTGACCTTAATACCGCCTCCGAGTCCTTGCTTCAGTATGTATCGGGCATCGGTCCTGCCCTTGCCAAAAACATTGTTGAGTACCGAAAGAAAAATGGCCTTTTTCAAGATCGCCAAGATCTCTTAAATGTGACTAAATTTTCCACGAAGGGATTTGAGCAAGCGGCCGGTTTCTTGAGAATTCGCGGGGGCAAGTCTTTTTTAGATGAAACAGGAATCCACCCTGAGAGGTATCAGGCAGTACGGGACATGGCCCATGAGTTGGGCTTGACGCCTCGTCAATTGGCAGGCGAGAGTGCCGCGAACTTAGAAAAACTGAAACCCAAGTGGGCCCAGTTAATTGGTGAATTTACCTTTGATGACATCACTCAAGAACTTAAGAAGCCAGGGAGGGACCCTCGGGATCTTTTTAAGGTATTTCAATTTAGAGAGGATATTCATGAGGTAGCTGACCTAAAGGATGGCATGGTGTGTCCAGGTCTCGTTACAAATGTCACTAACTTCGGCGCGTTTGTGGATATTGGAGTGCATCAGGATGGTTTGGTGCACATTTCTCAATTGGCGCATAGTTTTGTTGATGATCCTCGCAAGGTGGTTGCACCCGGGGATCAGGTCACCGTAAAGGTCTTGGGCGTTGATAAGGATAAAAATCAAATTTCTCTCACGATGCTGCTGGAAGACAGGCCGGAACGAAGGCCCGAGCCTCGTCCCCCCGCCGAGCCTCGCCGTGCCGATCGCTCGAAGGAAGGTAGATCCGCTGGAGCCTCGGCCCCTCGTGGTAGCCATAATAAAAATGACAATAGCAACAACAGAGATAGAGACAGAGCCAAAGCCGGTGGCCAACAGAAGCCCGGTCCTCACAAAGGTGGAGGAGATAACAGGCAACGCAATCGTGAACAACAGGGGCGCCATCCTGCGGCGAAGCCCTTTAATAATCCGTTCGCTGCTTTGCAATTGGGAAACACAAAACGGGAGAGGTAG
- the infA gene encoding translation initiation factor IF-1 — translation MAKDDLAQLEGQIVDAAAGGIYKVKLENDVQISAKLCGKMRRFNIRVVVGDKVTVGVSPYDPSHGLIMYRHK, via the coding sequence ATGGCAAAAGATGACTTGGCGCAATTGGAAGGACAAATTGTGGATGCTGCAGCTGGCGGAATCTACAAGGTTAAGTTAGAGAATGATGTTCAGATTTCGGCGAAACTTTGTGGAAAGATGCGACGCTTTAATATTCGGGTCGTCGTTGGAGATAAAGTGACCGTTGGAGTATCCCCCTACGACCCTTCGCACGGACTGATTATGTACCGTCATAAGTGA
- the lpxD gene encoding UDP-3-O-(3-hydroxymyristoyl)glucosamine N-acyltransferase: protein MGIILGDIVKRFSDLLELRRGSVKTELTRISDPGSGETGSIAFASGPEHLDNLRTGNPSAVVIPKSAELQMNDIPEGTSVVLSQNVKLAMALVAKEFFPHPLAKQTYGGEGVHPKAVVDPTARIGHRVTIGPHSVVGRNVIIGDDVFIGPNTVVEAGSTLGSGTYLHAQVYIAYDTHIGRYCEVLPQSSLGSEGFGYATDAKGQHHRITHYGRLILEDFVHIGSCVCIDRGTFKDSVIGAGTKIDNLCHLGHNITTGKNCFLTAGFISAGSATLGNNNFMGGRTSVAGHIVICDNVQAAGVSTIHKDVLKPGTYGGYPFIALKDFLKVQASLVHLPRMRRNLSQIMNKLGLTDESD from the coding sequence TTGGGAATAATACTTGGCGACATAGTGAAAAGGTTTTCAGATCTCCTCGAACTTCGCCGAGGATCGGTCAAAACCGAATTGACCCGAATCAGCGATCCCGGTTCAGGAGAGACGGGATCAATCGCCTTTGCTTCAGGTCCGGAACACTTAGATAACTTGCGAACCGGAAATCCTTCCGCAGTGGTTATCCCGAAATCAGCAGAGCTTCAAATGAACGATATCCCTGAAGGAACGTCGGTCGTTCTGAGCCAAAATGTGAAACTCGCGATGGCTCTCGTCGCTAAAGAATTTTTTCCCCATCCGTTGGCGAAACAGACCTACGGAGGTGAGGGAGTGCATCCCAAAGCTGTCGTCGATCCAACCGCCCGGATTGGCCATCGAGTTACAATTGGTCCCCATTCAGTTGTCGGCCGAAATGTCATTATTGGGGACGATGTTTTCATTGGTCCCAATACAGTGGTCGAAGCCGGCTCAACACTCGGTTCCGGAACTTATCTTCATGCTCAGGTTTATATAGCCTACGATACCCACATCGGCCGCTATTGCGAAGTCCTCCCTCAATCGAGTCTTGGTTCAGAGGGTTTCGGTTACGCAACCGACGCTAAAGGACAACATCACCGGATCACACATTATGGGCGTCTTATTTTGGAGGATTTTGTTCACATTGGTTCTTGTGTCTGTATTGACCGGGGGACCTTCAAGGATTCCGTGATTGGGGCCGGAACAAAAATTGATAATCTCTGCCATCTCGGACACAACATCACGACGGGAAAAAACTGTTTTCTCACAGCTGGATTTATTTCCGCTGGATCAGCGACCTTGGGCAATAATAACTTTATGGGAGGGCGAACCTCGGTCGCAGGACACATTGTGATCTGCGACAATGTCCAAGCCGCAGGAGTGTCAACCATTCACAAAGATGTCCTTAAACCCGGAACCTACGGAGGATATCCCTTTATTGCGCTGAAGGATTTCTTAAAAGTACAGGCCTCCCTCGTTCATTTGCCTCGGATGCGCCGCAATCTTTCTCAAATAATGAATAAGCTGGGCCTGACAGACGAGTCAGACTAA